The genomic region GTGAGTAATGAAGGAGTCGGCCGCCCATGCCATGCGCCAATCCATGTGCGCAATGGTCTGGTCCAGCGCAGAAAAATGCGCGCAGACTTCGAGTGGCCGCACGATATTCTGTGTTGATCGCTCGGTAAACATGCCAAGGGCAACAGTGGAACCGCAAGGCAGCTCACGCAGCGCTTCGCGCATGGCTTTCTTGGAGAACTCCAGGCGGCTGATGCTCTTGCCATTCAGCGTATAGTCACGCACATTCATGCTCTGGGTAATATCAAGCACAAAGAACCAATCAAACACCCGGCGCGGCAATGTGGCGCTGGGGCTCAGCATGGTGATTGCGAGCAACACCACGCTTGCCAGCATCATGCGTCCGCGCAAGTCTATGCTGGAAAAGCTGAAGCGCTGCAATATCAAGGCATCCCCCTGGGGAAGCCGGGAATCGACGGCCAACCGTCAGGGCGCTTTTCGTCTTCTTCCACTTCGTCGTCATCTTCGTTGTAACGGTTTGGCGTTTTCACGCCGGCGAACGACGGCGACAGACGCAAAGCAAGCTCCAGATTGTATTTGGCCTCGATCCATTCAGGGTCGATGAGAAGCGCCTTAGTGTAATTCTCCTTGCACAGCGACATCAACGGCCCGACCTTGTCCCAGGAAGCGTAGCCTTCATTCTCGAGGATCTCTACGCTCTGAGTCAGGTAGAGGTTGCCGGAATTGAAATAGGCGGCCTTGCGCAGGCCATCATCCCCCTTGGCAGCCGCTTCAACATACAATTCAAGCGCCTTTTCCACCTGTCCCTGCTCCGCCAGCAACCAGGCATTGGCGAACAGCTCGCGTGCCGAGCTTCCGGTATGCAGCTCACCTGCTTCCAGCTTCTGGTTGTAAATACCCGCACGGTACAGGCTCACGCTGCTCCAGGCCAGGCCCGCTGTCGCCAGCACCAATAAAAGCAACATCCACGGCAATAGCCTTAAACGGCGCGCCATCTCTTAACCTCCGTCAGGTGTAGGGCAAATAATGCTGCGGCGCATAATAGCGACAATAAATAGAATATCCAGCTCAGATCGTGGCGCGCAGCGGCTTCGTAATACTTCACGGGCTGGTTCTTGAGTTCGGCAATATCGGCCAGCGCCTCTTCCACCGCCCTTGGGCTTTCCGCTTCATAAATACGGTAGCTCACACCCAGAGAGTTGAAGTAATCATGTAGCTGGTGTTCCGGATAGGCATCAAGATCCTCGTCCTCAGGCGCATTTTTGATGCTAACGCCGTTGGCAGAACGGAGGTAAACCCAATACAGGGAAGCACCCTGCCGATGGAACATTTCACGTAGCAAATCCTGAGTTTTCACATCCAGATGCGCGCCCCCATCGGACACCAGCAGGATGGCCCGTGCACCGGTAACGGGACGCCCCTCGAAATAATCCAGCGCCATGCCAAGACCACGCGCCACTGCGGTAAAGCCCATGCCACCCGCCTCTGTCGCACGCAATGCAGCCAGCACCGCCTCGCGATCGCCGCCCAGGGGCGCAGCGAGGATGGGAGAGGTGCTGAACGTCACCATGCCCAGCAAGTCCTCGCGACTCTGGCGCACAAAGGACTGCAGCACACGGCGTGCCGCTGCCATTTTCGACTCACTATCATGTTTGGCGGAGTCAGCGAAGCTGTCATTCATACTGGCACTGCGGTCCAGCACAATCATGACATGCGCGCCACGCCCGACTTTTTCCAACTGTTGCTCGCCCCAATATGGTCCGGACAATGCCACTGCCATTGCCGCAACAGCTAGCGCCCCAGCCCAGCGCCAAACACGTTCTATCCATAACGACAGTTCATCCTCAGGCAACCGCAGAATGGAAGGATAAGGAAACGCGGCATGACCACGTACCAGCAGTGGTACCAATGCCAGCAGCAATAGCGCCAGCCAGCCTGGCGCTTGCAACCCGGCGCCCGCGTTCTGCAGAAATTCGCTCATGGCGTCTCCATCAAGCTCAGCTTGCGTGCCAGTTTTTCCACCTCGGCCTTGCTGATGGTATCGGCCTTGCCTGCAAAGAACATTTGTTGCGTCGCCAGGAAGAATGTTTCAATCTCAGCCTGGAATGGCTGGGTTTCGGGATGTCTGGCAAAGAATTGCTTGAGCTCTTCCAGGGTGACAGCAGCATTAGCATAATCGGTGAATGCACGGCTCAAAATCCGCATTGATGCCTGCAGCTCGCCTTGCTGGTTGCGCAGGCGGCGGATCTCCCGCGCGGCCTTGCGGAAAGGGCTGGGATGCTTGCCGCGGAAAGGCAGGTAGTCAAACCGCCAGGCAAAATAAAGGCCGGCAACCAAGAGCCCGGCGACTGACCAGCTCAGCTGCTGCAGGAGAGGTTGCAGCGGCTGCGCCTGGGGTACGATGGCTTCACGCGGCGTGGCCTGCTCCTTGGTCAGCATCGTGGGCAGCATGGGGGCCATCAGGACTTCGGCTGGCTGCAGGCGCGCCACCAGGATGTCATCCCCCTTGCGGAACTGCAAACCCAGGGCGCGCAACGGAATCGGCCGGACATCCCGCAACGTGCGGAATACCTGCCAGTCGAACAGGAAGGTATGCCTGACCCCATTGCTCGTGCTCTCGGTTCTATGCACGACATCACGCAACTCGATATGGGCGCCGGCGCCAAGGCGCTTCGGCAAGGAGCTTTCATCGAACTCGAATCCTGCCGGCACCATGACCTCTACGCGTTGCTCGACGATATCGCCGACACGGTAGCCGATGTCGCGCACGAAGGATTGCGCATCGATGCTCTTTTCCGCGGCAAAAACAGGCAAGGTCAGGAATAGCAAAGACAACAACACACGTCTCATCAACTAGCCTCCAAAAGATGACGCGTCAGCAAGCCAGCATCAAATTTGTCTTCGATAAAAAATGGGGCGCGAGCGCCGTATTGCCGACACAGCTTCTTAAGCTCGCGCTTGCGTTCCAGGTAGCGCTGTTCGATTTCACGCCTGAGGCTGCGCCGCAGGAAAATGGAACGCTCGCCTTTTCCTTCCATGTCCCTGACTCGCGCCCACCCCCACTCGGGCAAGTCACGGTATTCGCTGCTGTCCCACAGCACCAAGGGCACGACGTCGTGCGCGGAAAAACTCGTCAAGGTATTGCTCAGCAATACCTCATCCAGGTGGAAATCGGAAATCAGGAACACCAATGACCGGCTTGGCCGCACCTGCTCGATCGCGCGCGGCAAACCTGTTGCCCCGGACTGGGGGCGAATCTCCGTGTCCAATATCTTGCGGTGCAATTCCTGGGCAAGGCCGCGCCGAAATGAGGGAGGCAGGAATATATCCTGGCGCACTACATCATCACAGGCCAGCAGTGAAAACGAGTCCCCGTGGCGCGTGCTGGACCAGGCGATTGCCGCAGCAATGTCAGCAAGCAAGCGCTTCTTTTCAGCATTGCCCGCAAACCGCATGGAGGCCGACAGGTCTAGCAAGGCATAGACTACGATCGCCCCGCGCTCGAAGAAGGAGCGCACCACGTAACGCCGGGGAATCACGCGCAGGCTGGCGCGCAAATCGAGGCGACGCGGGTCGGGGTTGTCCATGAAAGGCACATGCCCGGCAAAATCCGTCCCGCCACCGGGTGTGCAGGTGGCATGGGCACCCGGCTGGGCGCCACGGGCACGCCAGCGCAGGTGGTAATAGAATTCCTGTGGTGTAAAACTTGCCAAAATAATGCTTGCCTGTCAGGGCCTGTGCAACCTACGGCGCAGGGATCTTGTTGAGTACGCCGCTCAGCAATGCAGGGGCAATTTCATCGCGCCGCAATTCGTACGCCGGCGTAAAGAACACGCGGTGCCCTACGGTTTCAGGGAAAACAGCCCGGATATCATCTGGGGTCAGGTAATCGCGGCCTTCCAGCCAGGCACGCGTACGCGCGGCGCGCATCAACATGGCCATGCCGCGCGGGCTGGCGCCTCCAGCCACCAGGCGACTGATATCGACGTCTTCGATCTCGATCCCGATGCGCTCCGGATGGCGCAAGGCTTGCCAGATATTGACCGCGTAATCTTGCAAGGCAAGCTCGGAACGCACGCTCTCCTGAATCGCAGCGGATACCGCGTTCAGCTTGTCGTAGGGCACCAAACCCGGCTCCAACGTCTCGATCAGCGCATCCGCATCGTGGAACCGGGTACTGAACATCAGGTCGCGCTGCAGCTCTTTATCTTCCGGCGCGGTGACGGAAACTTCCATGAAGAAGCGGTCGCGTGCCGCGGCTGGCAGCTCGAACGTTTCCTCGCGCTCGAGACCATTTCTGTCGGCAAAGACGGTCAGGTGGGGAAAGGCATAGTCGCGATTGAAAGCATTGACGCTACGCTCGGCCATCAGTCGCAGCAGAAGCGAATGCGCTTGCGGCCGTGCGCGGTTGATTTCGTTGAAGAAAAATACGGCCAGGTTTTCCTCATGCCGCAACAAGGGACCAGGCGCCACGGCAGGCTGGCCATTCTGGTCAATGTAGGCATGGTAGAGAAAATCGCCGGGCATGAGGTCGATCGCACCCTCAATGCGTTGATACGCGCCGCCAAGCAAGCGTGAGGCGGCTTTCAGCAAAGTCGTCTTGCCTACCCCAACGTCGCCTTCAAGCAAAACGTGCCCGCGCGAGAAGATGGCAATCGTCAGCGCGCGAACCTGCCTTTCCAGCCCCAGCACCACTTTATTGGCGGATTGCTCGAATGATCTTGCACGCTCTCGCCATTCACTCAGATTTATTTGCTCTTGCATCTTATTGCGTCCTGCTGACTGAAGGTTTTATTTGCATGACACTGCGGACATGCCATCGAAATAACCCCCTCATGCATCCCAGTAAAAAGGCTGATGCCCGTCCCCGAACATCAGCCCTTGCCATATCACAAGCTTATTTCACGTCAAACTTGAAGGTACCGGTCGCCTTTGCATTGGCAATACGCTTGGCATTGCGTTCATCAATAGCCTTGATGGCAGCTTCCTGCTTGCTGAGTTCTGCAGGGTCATGCTTAGGGTCGTACTTGGTACCCGCAATTTTCTCTGGATAGCCAGGCTTGGGTTGCCAGCAGTCGCCAGGAGCACGACAAGTTTGGCCGTCATAGGCAAAAGCAAGGCCAGAGGCAACCATCGCACCTACGGTTGCTACTAATGTCAAAACGCGTTTCATTGATATCTCCTTGTGTTATGGTTGCTGGTGGTACTACAAGATCTGCCGGAAGCCACCAGTCAGCGTTGCCGGCAGGGTTGGGCCTACGAATTCTTCTTTTCAAAGGCATCCACGGCTTCCTGCGCCTTCTTCGGATCTTTTTCCAGCGCACGAATCCAAGCCATGACGTGCAGGATCTCATCCTGCGTCAGCAATCCCTGCTGCGGCCCCATCATGCCGGCGGCGCCGCCGAAGATCGTCTCAAACAAGCCTTTGTCTTCCAGATTGGTCGGATATGTCCAGTAGTCATCGTTCAACGCCGGGCCCAGCTTGCCTTCTGCCAAGTGTCCATGGCAGCCTGAGCAGGCGGTGGAGAAGATCACATAACCTTTTTTCATTGCCTCGAAATCACCGTTGTAAGGATTCTGGCCGGTGTTCCTGAACTCAAGCACTTGAGGCGTATCCTCCTCACCGCTGGTGTCAAGGATGTCTCCAGAAATCGTGCCGCGGAATTCCAACTCAGCCTGCGCTGGCATCAGTGCGAAACCAGTAGCCAAGAGCAAACTGATACTGCTAACAACTGCTAATTTTTTAAACATTTACTACCCCGGAGTGATAAAAAAACCTAGATTGGCAAGAGCGGGATGTGCTCTTTCTTGAGAATGGCGTCAATCTCTTGCTGGCTGGCCGTAATCGCCTTATCCAATTCAGCTTTCAGGGCATCGTCGCCATGCCTGACACCCATGACGGTTTCGTACTGCATGGGAATCTTGCTGCCATTGGCCCGCGTGGCATTGTCTTCAATCATGACCATGTTCAGCGGGGTGGTAGACTCGGCCACATATTTGGCTACTGACGGCGCCCATAACGCCGCAGCATGCAGCTTCATGGTAATCACGTCATTGACCAGCTTGCGCTCATCGATCTTGATGTAGCGATTGCGCGTAGACTTGAAATCCGTCAGCTCGGTCAGGTAATCGAACATGTCGTCAAACCGGCCGATCTCAAGCATCATGTTCTTGGCGGGACTATCAGGCAAAAATCCCAGCCTGAAGCTACGCTCCTTGAGATATGGATGATCCCAGGAGCTAATCTCTATTTCCCTGTCCTTACGCGTCACAAACACGTAACTGGACTTATAGTAGGGTTTGGTATTCAACACGCGGGGGTCGCCTTTATCCAACCCCAGCAGGACATCACATTGTTTCTTGTCGAGAAAATCCCGAACCGAATAACGCGGATCAGTCCACCAGACAAATGTCACCTTACGATTCATGGCTTTGCCGACGACTTTGGCAATCTCATTCTCAAAGCCCTGCTGCTGGTCATTGGAGTAAGGCAATTCATCTTTGCCTGCGCATACTCTCAACTCATCTGCCGCATGAACCTGCACAGCCATCATCCCGACAAAACCTGCCAAGACAGCCGTGGCAGCAGCGATAGAGGACTTCTTTTTCACAATATGCATGTCTACTCAATTCCAAAACGCAAATTCATTTAAATACCGGGGCAGTCCCGCTGCCCCGGATATCGCTTCAGCTTGCTTTCACTTACTGCATTAGAGGCTGAACACCATCAGGCCACCACCCATTTGAGTGTGATTCTGTAGCTCCTTGAAGGCACCTACAGCACCCAGACCAGCGCTAGGATCGGTCAGGTCGAATACCAGGCCAACGCCAGGCCATCCACCCACACCGTACATGGAGCCGATGTACTGCTTACCCTTGAATTGATAGGTCATGGGCGCCCCGATGCCGCCGGATGGCATCTTGAACTTCCACAAGTCTTTGCCGTTGTCCTTGTCCAGGGCCTTGATATAGCCATCCAGTGTGTTGTAGACCACCAGGCCACCCTTGGTAGCGAGCGTGCCGCCCCAAACAGCGAACTTCTCCCACTTGGTCCACTTGTACTTACCTGTCACGATGTCCATGGCACGCACTTGCCCCATTTCCTTCTTGGTCGGGCCACTAGGTCCTGGGTACATCGCCAGGGTTGCGCCCACGAAGAACTGGCCTGCACGGTATGGCAGCATGAATGGCTCCCAATCCATACAAATATGGTTCAGGCCTGCGTAGACGATGGGCTCGTCAAGATCCAGCGCATCCAGGCCCTGGTTGTGGAAGCCCATGGCGGAAGGACATACGTTGGTGCTCTTATGATCCATGCGTGTGCTGAACTCAGGATCGCGCACTGGCGTACCAGTCTTGAGGTCAACCTTCTTGAACACGTTGACCGCCGGATCAACCTTGGCAGCCTGGATCAGGTTGCCGTTGTCGCGGTTCAGCGTGTACATGATGCCGTTACGGTCGATATGGGTGAGCAGAGGTGTCACCTTGCCGTCAACCTTGTGATCGGAAAGAATCATTTGATTCACGCCTGCGAAGTCCCATTCGTCGTGAGGCGTCTTTTGGTAGCCCCACTTGGCTTCACCTGTGTCGAGGTCACGAGCCCAGATGGTCATGGTCCACTTGTTGTCGCCGGGACGCATGGTTTCGTTCCATGGCGCCGGGTTGCCTGAACCATAGTAGAAGAGGTTCAGCTTGGGATCATAGGCATACCAACCCCAGTTGGTGCCGCCACCGATCTTCCATGCATCGCCTTCCCAGGTCTTGAGACCGAGGCCGAATTGACCGTAATGCGGGTTATCGCTGTTGAAGTTCTTGGCTAGGCGGACCTCTTCATCGGGCCCGGTGGCAAAAGCACGCCACTGCAATTCGCCAGTTTTCAGGTTGAAGGAGTTAACCGCGCCGCGAACGCCCAGCTCAGCACCCGAGCAGCCAACCAGGACAGAATTCTTGGCGACAAATGGCGCCTGGGTCAGTGTGGCGCCCACCTTCGGATCACACACCTCGATTTCCCACACGATCTTGCCGGATTTGGCATCAAGGGCCACCAGCCTACCGTCCAGCTGGGTCTTCACGATCTTGCCGTCGCCATAGGCCAAGCCGCGGTTCACGATGTCGCAACATGCCACGGCCTTGACCGAGGCAATTTGCTTGGGCTTGTGCTGCCATGCAATCACGCCGGGGTCATTCAGGTTGATGGCAAACGTATTGTTCGGAAACGCACTGTGCACATACATCATGTCGCCAATGACCAGTGGCGCGCCTTCATGACCATGCAAAACGCCGGTAGAGAAAGACCAAGCTGCCTTCAGGTTCTTGACGTTGCTTTTGTTGATTTGGCTCAATGTGCTATTGTGCTGACCAGTGTAATTACCGGTTTGCAAAGCCCAGTTATCTGCATTTTTCTGTAAATTCAGCACCTCCTGGTTTGCCTGAGCACCCTGCACCGTCGCAAGCACCAGCAGGCTGCTGACAGCAGCGCTGATACCGACATGGCTTACTCTGCCTTTCATATACTTCTCCTCATTCTGGTTTGGTTACAAACTCCCTGCCGATCGGTTGTTACTCGGCGGAAACAATTGTTAACAATTTGTAACAACTGCAACAGATGAAAGATTCCCGATTAGATGGGAAAGTATTCACAGAGGCGATGTGGCCCAGGTGGGCGCGAAGGACGAGGTTGACAGGACTGGGAGCCTAATCGGCTGAACCATATTTTTCGGGCAGCCGAAGAGACATTGTGACTGTCAGGAAAATGCCCTGCGGGAAAGCCGTTTCATCATGATGCTGAAACGGCTCATCAACGACAAAAACGCCACAAGGTGACCCTATGTGGCGTTTGATACGTTCCCCAGTGTGACTGGTCAGGTCATGGGCGCATTGCAGCCAGCAAGGCACCATATCCCGATACATAATCAGGATAAATGAGCTGGTATCCGCTAGCCAGTAAACGTGCATTGCTGAGCTTCTTGTTACCCTGTACCGGCGGCGTGGCGCCTGCAGGGTAGGCAATGCCTTGCCGATCCGCCAGCCAGCGCAAAAGGTCATGCACCGGCAGGGGCTGGTTGTCGGTCACGATATAGAGGCGTTCCGGCACGGCATGACTCCGCTGCTGTATCAAATATGCAATGAATGCCGCGCCGTCATCCCGGTGAATGCGGTTGGTCCAGGCGTTCCGTGCCGGCCACTGTTCCGGCGTTTGCGCCTGCCTGATCATGCGCAGTCGTCCGGGCCCATAGATGCCGGAGAATCTCAGGATGGTGGATGAATACGCCGCCAGCAGGGCTTCTGCTTCCAGCATGCGCTTGCCGCTGAAGTCCTTGGCGATGGGAGGCGTATCTTCATCCAGCCATTCTTCCACTTCCTGTCCATATACGCCGGTGCTGGAGACGAAAAAAACGTGCTGCAAGGGCGCACCCTCCAGGGCCGACAGGGTGTTGCGCAACCCTTCAACGTAGCTGAGGCGGTAATGCTCATCGCTATATTCGCTAGCAGCAACGCAATACACCAGTATTTCTGGTCGGAGATGCACAATTGAAGCCAAGGTATCCGGCCTGGTGACGTCGGCAATCAATGTTTGCACCCCGGCAGGCATGGGTTGCGCGGAGCGCCGCAAGCCCGTTACCTCGTGCCCTTGTGCCGTTAAGCGGCGTGCCAGCTCGAGGCCCAGGTCTCCACACCCGGCAATCAGTATCTTGCTCAAGGCTGATCCCTCCCAGGCCACTCGCCACTAAGGAATTTCTCGGCATGGAACAGGGCGACGATCGTCTTGCCGTCAGTCAGCTCGCCATCCCGTATCATCTGCATGCACTGCTCCAGGCTGGCCTCGAACAATTGCAATGCCTCGTCGATGTCGCGATTATGCTGCCCGGCGGACAATCCGCAGGCAAGATAGATATGGATCACTTCATTGGAATAGCCGATACAGGGGTGCTGGAGGCCGAGATACACCCAGTCTGCCGCTGTATAGCCAGTCTCTTCGAGCAACTCCCGCTTCCCTGTTTCCAGGGGGGGCTCTCCCGCATCGATCTTGCCGGCGGGCAGCTCAATGAATACGCGCGACAAGGGGTAGCGGAACTGGCGCTCCAGCAATATATTGCCATTCTCCAGCACGGGAACCACCACCACTGCGCCGGGGTGGATGACATATTCGCGCTGGCTGGTGGCTCCCGATGGCACACGCACCTGGTCGCGCTTGACCAGCAGCATGCCGCCCTCGGCAATGGTTTCGGATGATAAGGTGACCTCGACGAGGTCCTGATCGTCGTATTGGTGATGGCTCATAAATCAACTCTTGGTGAAATGGCGGATGTCAAGACTTGCGCCAGAGATATCGGTATACAAAACCGGGGAATGCGAACACGATGAACAAGCTGAAGGTAATGGCGTAAAACTCCCAGCCCTGCGCAGCCACTTGCCCGATACTGCCACGCTCAACCGCAATCGCGATCATGCCAACCAAGAAGTAAAGCACTATCAGTTCAAGCAAACTCCAGCCCAGCGCTTTACGCTCGCCTTTCAGTGGAATGAGGTAAAACAGGCGCTCGGAAAACCAAGGCAAGTTGGCTGCGAGCAATGACAGCAGCAACAGGATTGTAATTGTCATGACGTAAGTTATACCTGGAGGCACCGCACTTGCGGCACATCGACCTGATTATTGAATGCTGTGAATAATGGCATAAGCACAAACGTCCATCAGGCGTTGTGGCAGCATGCCGAGTATGAGTAAACCAATAGCATTAACACTCAAGACCAGCTTCATGTCAATCGGCGCCTTGATTGCGCTGTGGTCGTCGGGCTCGTCAAAGTAGATATACTTGAGGACGCGCAGATAGTAGAAGGCCCCGATCAGTGCCATGATCACGGCAAACACCACCAACGCCGTGAAGCCCGCCTGCAGCGCAGCCTGCAGCACGGTGAACTTGGCATAGAAGCCCAATGTCGGCGGGATGCCCGCCATGGAAAACATGACCAGCAACATCAGGAAGGCATACCAGGGATTGCGCTGGTTCAAGCCCTTGAGGTCTTCCAGCCTGTCGGCCTCAAACCCTGCCCGGCTCAAGAGCAGGATGACGCCGAAGCCTGCCAATGTCATCAGCACATACGACAGGATATAGAAGGTTGCGGAAGCATAACCATTCAGGCTGGCGCTGAGGAATCCCAGCAACAGGAACCCGATGTGAGAAATGGTGGAGTAAGCCAGCATGCGCTTGATATTGGTTTGCGCAATCGCCGCGATATTACCGATCACCATGGACAAGACGGCCATGATGATCAACATTCCCTGCCAGTCAGCTGCGAGCATGAACATGGCCTGGATCAGCAGCCTCACCACCATGGCGAATGCCGCTATCTTGGTTGCCGATCCGATGAACAGGGTCACTGCAGTCGGCGAGCCATGATAGACATCCGGCACCCACATCTGGAACGGGGCCGCCCCCAGCTTGAACGCCAGGCCAGCCACGACGAACACCAACCCCAGCACAAGTACGCCGTGATCCGGCGCACCATTGAGCAGCGCTTCCGATACACCATCAATGCTCAGGCTACCGGTTACACCATAGAGCATGGACATGCCGTACAACAACATGCCTGAGGCCAGCGCGCCGAGCACGAAATATTTCATTGCCGCCTCGGTTGAGCTGGCGTTATCCCTGTCCAACGCCACCAGTGCATACAGGGACAATGACAACAGCTCCAGGCCGATGTACAAGGTGAGGAAATGTTGTCCCGAGACCATGACCATCATGCCCAGGGTCGAGAACAGCACCAGTGCATAGAATTCGCCCCTGAACATGCCTCGCAACGAGACATAAGTCCGGGTGTAGATCAGGGTGACAGAAGTCGCCAGGTAGATGCCCAGCTTGAGGATATCCGCAAGCGCGTCATCCACGAACATGCCGTTGAAGGCATATTCAATCACAGTGGAATGGGTGACTACTGTGATGATGGCCGCTACAAGCAGGGTCAACTGCGACAGCACATAAATCAGGAAACGGCTGGAGGACTTGAGAAACAGGTCCAGCAACAGGATCAGCATCGCCATCACGAGCACGACGATTTCTGGTAGTGCTGTCATCAGGTCAAGGGATATGGCATTCATGTCGGTATATTCTCGTCACAATCACAGTGGCGGCAGCTTGCTCAACGCCATATGCTCAAGCAGTTGGCTTACGGTTGCATGCGTCATTTCGGTAATGGGCTGCGGATAGATCCCGAACCCCAGCACCAGGAGGGCCAGCAGGCCCAGGATAAAAAACTCTCGCCGGTTGATATCCTTCAACGCAGCCACCTGGGGATTTGCAATCTCGCCGTAATAAACCCGCTTGACCATCCATAGGGTATACGCCGCACCAAAGATCAGGGTCGTAGCTGCGAGGAAGGCATACCAGAAATTCACTTGTACCGTGCCCAGGATCACCATGAACTCGCCGACAAAACCGGAAGTGCCCGGCAAGCCCGCATTGGCCATGGCAAACAGCACGGCAAAGGCCGTGAATACCGGCATGGTGTTGACCACGCCGCCGTAATCCGCAATCTGGCGTGAGTGCATGCGGTCATACAACACGCCCACACACAGGAACATCGCAGCAGAAATGAAACCATGCGAGATCATCTGCACGATCGCGCCTTCCAGGCCCAGCGGATTGAAGAGGAAGAAACCCAGGGTGACGAAACCCATGTGCGAGATGGACGAATAGGCAATCAGCTTCTTCATGTCCTTCTGCACCAGGGCCACCAGCGCGATATACACCACAGCGATCAACGACAGGGTGATCATGAAGCCCGCCAGGTAATGCGACGCGTCGGGCGCAATAGGCATGGCGAAACGCAGGAAGCTATAGCCGCCCAGCTTGAGCGCGATCGCGGCCAGCACCACTGAACCGCCTGTCGGCGCCTCGACGTGGGCATCCGGCAGCCAAGTATGCACGGGCCACATCGGGATCTTGACGGCAAACGCCATGAAGAAGGCAACGAACAGCCAGATCTGCACATCCAGGGCCAAGGGCATGCGGTAATAGTCAGTGATATCGAAACTGCCGCTCTGGTGATACAGATAGATGAACGCCACCAGCATCAGCAACGACCCGAGCAAGGTATAGAGAAAAAATTTGATGGTGGCATAAACCCGATTCGGGCCGCCCCAAATGCCGATCACCAGGAACATCGGGATCAGCATCGCCTCCCAGAAAATATAGTAGAGGATGGCGTCCAGGGCGGAAAATACGCCGATCATGATACCGGACATGATGAGGAAGGCCGCCATATATTGCGCAACCCGCTTCTCGATCACCTCCCAGCCGGCGATGACCACGATGAAGGTGGTAAAGCTGGTCAGCAGGATCAAAGGCACTGCAATCCCGTCTACCCCCAGGTGGTATTGGATATTGAACGCAGGGATCCACTGCAGGCGCTCCACGAACTGGAAGCCACCATATTG from Methylobacillus flagellatus KT harbors:
- a CDS encoding vWA domain-containing protein; this translates as MSEFLQNAGAGLQAPGWLALLLLALVPLLVRGHAAFPYPSILRLPEDELSLWIERVWRWAGALAVAAMAVALSGPYWGEQQLEKVGRGAHVMIVLDRSASMNDSFADSAKHDSESKMAAARRVLQSFVRQSREDLLGMVTFSTSPILAAPLGGDREAVLAALRATEAGGMGFTAVARGLGMALDYFEGRPVTGARAILLVSDGGAHLDVKTQDLLREMFHRQGASLYWVYLRSANGVSIKNAPEDEDLDAYPEHQLHDYFNSLGVSYRIYEAESPRAVEEALADIAELKNQPVKYYEAAARHDLSWIFYLLSLLCAAALFALHLTEVKRWRAV
- a CDS encoding DUF58 domain-containing protein, coding for MASFTPQEFYYHLRWRARGAQPGAHATCTPGGGTDFAGHVPFMDNPDPRRLDLRASLRVIPRRYVVRSFFERGAIVVYALLDLSASMRFAGNAEKKRLLADIAAAIAWSSTRHGDSFSLLACDDVVRQDIFLPPSFRRGLAQELHRKILDTEIRPQSGATGLPRAIEQVRPSRSLVFLISDFHLDEVLLSNTLTSFSAHDVVPLVLWDSSEYRDLPEWGWARVRDMEGKGERSIFLRRSLRREIEQRYLERKRELKKLCRQYGARAPFFIEDKFDAGLLTRHLLEAS
- a CDS encoding AAA family ATPase, producing MQEQINLSEWRERARSFEQSANKVVLGLERQVRALTIAIFSRGHVLLEGDVGVGKTTLLKAASRLLGGAYQRIEGAIDLMPGDFLYHAYIDQNGQPAVAPGPLLRHEENLAVFFFNEINRARPQAHSLLLRLMAERSVNAFNRDYAFPHLTVFADRNGLEREETFELPAAARDRFFMEVSVTAPEDKELQRDLMFSTRFHDADALIETLEPGLVPYDKLNAVSAAIQESVRSELALQDYAVNIWQALRHPERIGIEIEDVDISRLVAGGASPRGMAMLMRAARTRAWLEGRDYLTPDDIRAVFPETVGHRVFFTPAYELRRDEIAPALLSGVLNKIPAP
- a CDS encoding methanol dehydrogenase [cytochrome c] subunit, which translates into the protein MKRVLTLVATVGAMVASGLAFAYDGQTCRAPGDCWQPKPGYPEKIAGTKYDPKHDPAELSKQEAAIKAIDERNAKRIANAKATGTFKFDVK
- the moxG gene encoding cytochrome c(L), periplasmic; translated protein: MFKKLAVVSSISLLLATGFALMPAQAELEFRGTISGDILDTSGEEDTPQVLEFRNTGQNPYNGDFEAMKKGYVIFSTACSGCHGHLAEGKLGPALNDDYWTYPTNLEDKGLFETIFGGAAGMMGPQQGLLTQDEILHVMAWIRALEKDPKKAQEAVDAFEKKNS
- the moxJ gene encoding methanol oxidation system protein MoxJ produces the protein MHIVKKKSSIAAATAVLAGFVGMMAVQVHAADELRVCAGKDELPYSNDQQQGFENEIAKVVGKAMNRKVTFVWWTDPRYSVRDFLDKKQCDVLLGLDKGDPRVLNTKPYYKSSYVFVTRKDREIEISSWDHPYLKERSFRLGFLPDSPAKNMMLEIGRFDDMFDYLTELTDFKSTRNRYIKIDERKLVNDVITMKLHAAALWAPSVAKYVAESTTPLNMVMIEDNATRANGSKIPMQYETVMGVRHGDDALKAELDKAITASQQEIDAILKKEHIPLLPI
- a CDS encoding methanol/ethanol family PQQ-dependent dehydrogenase, encoding MKGRVSHVGISAAVSSLLVLATVQGAQANQEVLNLQKNADNWALQTGNYTGQHNSTLSQINKSNVKNLKAAWSFSTGVLHGHEGAPLVIGDMMYVHSAFPNNTFAINLNDPGVIAWQHKPKQIASVKAVACCDIVNRGLAYGDGKIVKTQLDGRLVALDAKSGKIVWEIEVCDPKVGATLTQAPFVAKNSVLVGCSGAELGVRGAVNSFNLKTGELQWRAFATGPDEEVRLAKNFNSDNPHYGQFGLGLKTWEGDAWKIGGGTNWGWYAYDPKLNLFYYGSGNPAPWNETMRPGDNKWTMTIWARDLDTGEAKWGYQKTPHDEWDFAGVNQMILSDHKVDGKVTPLLTHIDRNGIMYTLNRDNGNLIQAAKVDPAVNVFKKVDLKTGTPVRDPEFSTRMDHKSTNVCPSAMGFHNQGLDALDLDEPIVYAGLNHICMDWEPFMLPYRAGQFFVGATLAMYPGPSGPTKKEMGQVRAMDIVTGKYKWTKWEKFAVWGGTLATKGGLVVYNTLDGYIKALDKDNGKDLWKFKMPSGGIGAPMTYQFKGKQYIGSMYGVGGWPGVGLVFDLTDPSAGLGAVGAFKELQNHTQMGGGLMVFSL